One window of the Mycoplasmopsis anatis genome contains the following:
- a CDS encoding type III toxin-antitoxin system ToxN/AbiQ family toxin, giving the protein MNENIVNFTDRLGFYTVEPSYLEYLHLQDREVQYNPEYRTKVKPHLGIVVNCNDQMFLVPLSSPKEKFNSIRNNLYEYHKIFSKEQKLIGILMIKKMIPVTFNLISKIQFEKENKYHHLLTEQLQIINKLKSEITKKITTFYKNKLNNKFVYGSTNLILDLKILENYINDKK; this is encoded by the coding sequence ATGAATGAAAATATAGTTAATTTTACTGATAGATTAGGATTTTATACAGTTGAACCAAGCTATCTTGAATATTTACACTTACAAGATAGAGAAGTTCAATATAATCCAGAATATAGAACAAAAGTTAAACCTCATTTAGGAATAGTTGTTAATTGTAATGATCAAATGTTTTTGGTTCCATTAAGTTCGCCGAAGGAAAAGTTTAATAGTATTAGAAATAATTTATATGAATATCACAAAATATTTAGTAAGGAGCAAAAATTAATTGGAATATTAATGATTAAAAAGATGATTCCAGTAACTTTTAATTTAATATCTAAAATTCAGTTTGAAAAGGAGAATAAGTATCACCATTTACTTACTGAACAACTCCAAATCATAAATAAACTAAAGAGCGAAATTACTAAGAAAATAACTACTTTTTATAAAAATAAGTTGAATAATAAATTTGTGTATGGTTCAACAAATCTAATTTTAGATCTGAAAATATTAGAGAATTATATAAATGACAAAAAATAA
- a CDS encoding AAA family ATPase, producing MKYKNRLIESKILERQKVIGGLVIEGVKACGKSTIAKYFSNTILEFQDPNKSNFYKRIIDSTPSELLKNPKPILFDEWQNFPKIWNAVRKYIDDNNSKGEFLFTGSIVKKMIIYI from the coding sequence ATGAAGTATAAAAACAGATTAATTGAAAGTAAAATTTTAGAGAGACAAAAAGTTATTGGTGGACTTGTAATTGAAGGTGTTAAGGCTTGCGGAAAATCTACAATCGCTAAGTATTTTTCAAATACAATTTTGGAATTTCAAGATCCTAATAAATCTAATTTTTATAAGCGAATTATTGATTCTACTCCATCTGAATTGCTTAAAAATCCAAAACCGATTCTTTTTGATGAATGACAAAATTTTCCAAAAATTTGAAATGCAGTCAGAAAATATATCGATGATAATAATTCAAAAGGAGAGTTTTTATTTACTGGTTCAATAGTAAAAAAGATGATAATTTACATTTAG
- a CDS encoding DUF4143 domain-containing protein: MKSYARNICSLANGKTIMDDVNITRLTYNSYFQALEKLFVIYEIQGWSFHIRSKNATRMANKRNFVDPSLAVAALKINPEYLKTDLNTLGLLFESLCFENWKFMHQLLMLKLNIIEN, translated from the coding sequence TTAAAGTCATACGCTAGAAATATATGTAGTCTAGCTAATGGTAAAACAATAATGGATGATGTAAATATAACTAGACTAACTTATAATTCATATTTCCAAGCGTTAGAAAAATTGTTTGTGATCTATGAAATTCAAGGATGAAGTTTTCATATTAGATCAAAAAATGCTACAAGAATGGCAAATAAAAGAAATTTTGTAGACCCATCATTAGCAGTGGCAGCATTAAAAATTAATCCTGAATATTTAAAAACGGATCTTAATACTCTAGGATTATTGTTTGAATCATTATGTTTTGAGAATTGAAAATTTATGCATCAACTTTTGATGCTGAAGTTAAACATTATAGAGAATTAA
- the lgt gene encoding prolipoprotein diacylglyceryl transferase, which yields MNYPTPIWVPEVGIHAGANTPLFSIGSYDFRVYSLMIMLGIIASVLSITFFWYRAKYKIEILMTFILITVPSAIIGARLGFVVEELLYSPAPFAGSHWYAIWDGGLSIQGGVILAVILDLWYGYTQRDQIDMRKVASYIIPTILIGQFIGRWGNYANHELYGRIDYSGQSSLIFGKSFAQNMYIIDSLSESLFGQGGAAYRYPLFLYEGIANIIGYIIIVWIFNLFGIFKPGATSGLYFVHYGIVRSIMEPYRQDSYNLYVIVSIAFAIVGVIVFIYFEFFSRTKYNRVKKSYYWDWEYASEKTIENRFSLQKFLAKFK from the coding sequence ATGAACTATCCAACTCCGATTTGAGTTCCTGAAGTAGGAATTCATGCCGGTGCTAATACTCCATTATTCAGCATTGGTTCATATGATTTTAGAGTTTATTCATTGATGATTATGCTCGGAATCATCGCTTCAGTTTTATCAATTACATTCTTTTGATATCGTGCAAAATATAAAATTGAAATATTGATGACTTTTATATTGATAACTGTTCCATCAGCTATTATTGGTGCTCGTTTAGGATTTGTTGTTGAAGAACTTCTTTACTCACCTGCACCATTTGCTGGTTCACATTGATACGCAATTTGAGATGGTGGACTTTCAATTCAAGGTGGAGTTATTCTAGCGGTTATTTTAGATTTATGATATGGTTATACTCAAAGAGATCAAATTGATATGCGTAAAGTTGCTTCTTACATCATTCCAACAATTTTAATTGGACAATTTATAGGTCGTTGAGGAAATTATGCTAACCATGAGCTTTATGGAAGAATTGATTATTCTGGACAAAGTTCACTTATTTTTGGTAAATCTTTTGCTCAAAATATGTATATAATTGATAGTCTTAGTGAATCATTATTTGGACAAGGCGGAGCAGCTTATCGTTATCCTCTATTCCTTTATGAAGGTATAGCAAACATCATCGGATATATAATTATTGTTTGAATTTTTAACTTATTTGGAATATTTAAACCTGGAGCAACTTCAGGATTATACTTTGTACACTATGGAATAGTACGTAGTATAATGGAACCTTATCGTCAAGATTCATATAATCTTTATGTTATTGTATCTATTGCGTTTGCGATAGTTGGTGTTATTGTATTTATTTACTTTGAATTCTTTAGCAGAACTAAATATAACAGAGTTAAAAAATCATATTATTGAGATTGAGAATATGCTAGTGAAAAAACAATTGAAAACAGATTTTCATTGCAAAAATTCTTAGCTAAATTTAAATAA